From Sphingobium sp. B2D3C:
CTATATTGGGCATTTGCAGTCGTCATGGGCCTCTCCATGTCGTCGATCTTCCTGGTGTTCACGGGTGTCTCGATTGCGCAGACATTTTTCGCCACGGCAGCGGCTTTCGTGGGCCTGAGCCTGTACGGCTATACGACTAAGAAGGACCTCTCCGGTTTCGGCACGTTCCTGATCATGGGCGTGGTCGGTATTCTCGTCGCCATGGTCATCAATATCTTCGTGCAGTCGACGGCGCTTCAGCTGGTCATCAGCATCCTTGGTGTCCTGATCTTTGCCGGCCTGACTGCCTATGATACGCAGCGCCTTAAGAGCCTGTATTTCCAGGTTGCCGGGTCCGACATGATGGGCAAGGCCGTCATCATGGGCGCGCTGAGCCTGTATCTGGACTTCGTGAACATGTTCACGTTCCTGCTGCAGTTCCTCGGCAATCGCGACTGATCTCGCCGGGTTCTTTTCTTGTACAAGAAGGGCTGGGAGACATCCTCCCGGCCCTTTTTCTTATTAGGCCAGCCCGAGTGAGTGCACCGGAACTGAGTCTGGACTAAGCTTTGCCCGACTGCGCCTGCGCGATAAGCGCATTGTCGATTTCCTTCGCGCGCACATAGGCGGGTCGGCTCTCAAGGCGCGCGACATAGTCCGAGAAAATCGGCCGGGAAGGGATGGTGCCGAACTGCAGCCCCCAAGCGATATGCGATCCGACATACACATCGGCTGCCGTGAACATCTCTCCGCAAATAAACGTCTTCCCCCGGAGCGCGCTTTCCAAGGTCTCGATTGTCTGCTCGAAGCTGCCATAGCCCAATGTCCTTTCCCGATCAGGCTCAGCGACAAAACCCAATGCACGGTTCGTCACAGCCGCCTCTAGCGGTCCCGCCGCAAAGAACATCCAGCGATAATAATCGGCACGATCGGGGAGGGGCGGGGCCAGCGCTGCTTCGGGAAAGCGATCCGCCAGCCAGGCGCAAATCGCGGCGCATTCCGTGACGACCGCTCCTTCGTGCACCACGGCGGGCACCTTTCCCATCGGATTGATGGCCAGATAGGCCGGGCCTTTCATCTCGGTCTGGTAGTCGAGCAGGTGGGTTTCGTACGGGACGCCGACTTCTTCCAGCATCCAGCGGACAATTTGCCCGCGCGACATCGGGTTGGTGTAGAATTGAATTTGGCTCATGATCGTCTCCCCAGTGACTGGAACGTATCATGAACGAAATTTAGGGTTTCGTCAAAGTCCTGCCTTATGGGCGAAGCGTCCTTCGCTCAGAAAGTGCTTTATCTGGGCATGAGCGGTCGGGTGATAGGGCAGCAGCATATGGGAGAGCGGGAGGACGATGTGGTCAGTCGCGTCCCTCAATCTGGTCGAGGCCACGCTGACCTTGCCATCGCTCGGCCCTGGCAGAAGGCGTGACGCGCCATAGCGCATCATCGGGCGGTCGCCGGCGATGATTCCCACCGGATAGTCGATCTCACCCAACATAGCAGTGATCTCTGCCGGGCGCTGCGTGATCAGGGCCGGTGCGGCCCTACCGAGGATCGGGCGCAGCAACGCATAACGGTGCAATGTGTCGGCTATCTCGCTGCCAGCGTTAGGCGTTCCCAACATGACGACCCGGCCCAGCCGCGCCGGGCGCCGCGCTTTGATGAGCGCGCGGGCGACCAGACCGCCCATGGAATGGCAGACGATGTGGAGAGGCTGATCCGGGCTACCCGCTGTATCGATCTCTTCCAGACGTGGGCCGAGCAGTTTGCAGATGCCCTCGAGGTCCAGCCGCCAACTGTTGTAACTCAGATCGACGGGCTGATAGCCGGTGCTGCGAAGCATGGCGGCGAGGGGACGGTTCATCACCGCGAATCCGGCAAAGCCATGAATGAGGAGGACGGTCGGCTGCACGGTGGGTGTCAACGCCTGATCATGCCTGAGCGATCCCGGCCATCCTCAAGGTGATGCGGATATCCTGAAAGCAAGCCGGCCCCGAGCAACTGCCCGGGGCCGGTCGAGATTATATGAACTGTGCCGTCGATGGTGTTCAGCTCTTCGGTTCTGAGACCTCGGAAGGGCCGCTCTTTGCCTTGCGCGTAGCACTCCCCTTGCTGCGCTTGGGCGCAGCAGGCGTGATCTCGAAGGTGAGAGCGTCGTCCTTGAGGCGGACATGAACCTCGCCACCGTGCACGAGCTTGCCGAACAGCAGTTCCTCGGCGAGGGGCTGCTTGATCTTCTCCTGCATGAGCCGACCCATCGGACGGGCACCGTACAGCTTGTCGTAACCGCGGGCGGTGAGCCAGTTGCGGGCTTCGTCGTCGAGCGTGATGTGGACATCGCGATCGGCCAGTTGAAGCTCGAGTTGCAGGATGAACTTGTCGACCACGCGGGCGACAACCTCGGACGGCAGATAGCCGAAGGGCACGATGGCATCGAGGCGGTTGCGGAATTCCGGCGTGAAGAGCTTCTTCACGGCTTCCTCCTGCACATCTTCGCGCGTCGATTCCCCGAACCCGATCGATTCCTTCGCCATGTCGGACGCGCCGGCATTGGTCGTCATGATCAGGATCACGTTGCGGAAGTCGACGGTCTTGCCGTGGTGATCGGTCAGGCGCCCGTTGTCCATCACCTGCAGCAGGATGTTGAACAGGTCCGGATGGGCCTTTTCGATCTCGTCCAGCAGCAGCACGCAATGCGGGTTCTGGTCGATAGCATCGGTCAGCAGGCCGCCCTGATCATAGCCGACATAGCCGGGCGGCGCGCCGATCAGGCGGCTGACCGAATGCCGCTCCATATATTCCGACATGTCGAAGCGCTGGAGCGGGATGCCGAGCAGCGTGGCGAGCTGGCGGGCGACCTCTGTCTTGCCGACGCCGGTAGGGCCGGAGAAGAGATAGTTGCCGATCGGCTTGTCCGGATCGCGTAGGCCGGCGCGCGACAGCTTGATCGCGGAGCTGAGCACCTCGATGGCCTTGTCCTGCCCGAAGACGACACGCTTGAGATCGGTCTGGAGGGTTTCCAGCACGCTCTTGTCGTCGCTCGACACGGTCTTGGGCGGGATGCGCGCCATCGTGGCGATCACAGCCTCGATCTCCTTGGGCGTGATCATCTTCTTGCGACGCGAGGGCGGCACAAGCATCTGCATCGCGCCGACTTCGTCGATCACGTCGATCGCCTTGTCCGGCAGCTTGCGATCATTGATATACCGCGCTGACAGCTCCACCGCCGCCTTGATGGCATCGGGCGTGTATTTGACCGAGTGGTGATCCTCGAAGGCCGAACGCAGGCCCATGAGGATCTTGACGGTATCATCCACGGTCGGCTCGTTCACATCGATCTTCTGGAAGCGACGCAGCAGCGCGCGGTCCTTCTCGAAGTGGTTGCGGAACTCCTTGTAGGTCGTCGAGCCGATGCAGCGGATCGCGCCACCCGACAGCGCAGGCTTCAGGAGGTTCGAGGCATCCATGGCTCCGCCTGACGTCGCGCCGGCGCCGATCACCGTGTGGATCTCGTCGATGAACAGCACCGCGTGCGGCATCTTTTCCAGTTCGGTGACGACGGCCTTCAGCCGCTCCTCGAAGTCGCCGCGATAGCGCGTGCCAGCGAGCAGCGCGCCCATGTCGAGTGAGTAGATCACCGCTTCCTTGAGCACGTCGGGCACTTCGCCATTGACGATCTTGCGCGCCAGACCCTCGGCAATGGCCGTTTTGCCCACGCCCGGATCACCCACATAGAGCGGGTTGTTCTTGGAACGCCGGCACAGGATCTGGATCGTCCGATCCACCTCGGAATCGCGGCCGATCAGCGGATCGACCTTTCCTTCCTTCGCCTTCTCGTTGAGATTGACGGTGAACTGGTCGAGCGCGCCTTCCTTCTTCTTGGCCTCCGGCTTCTTCTCTTCCTCGGCCTGGGCCGGCTTGGCCGGCTCCGGCGAGGCAGCGCCCTTGCCGACGCCGTGCGAGAGATAGGAAACCGCGTCGAGGCGGCTCATGTCCTGCTGCTGCAGGAAATACACGGCGTAGCTCTCCCGCTCGGAGAACAAAGCCACCAGCACATTCGCACCGGTCACTTCTTCCTTGCCGGAAGACTGGACGTGAAGGATCGCGCGCTGGACGACGCGCTGGAACCCGCTGGTGGGAGAGGGGTCGACGCCGCCGGAGACCTTCAGGCTCTCCAGTTCGGTATCGAGATAATGGGTGACCGTGTCGCCAAGCTCACCAAGATCCACGCCACAGGCCTGCATGACCTTTGCGGCATGTTCATCGTCAATCAGCGCCAGCAGCAGATGCTCGAGCGTCGCATATTCGTGCGCGCGCTCCGTGGCATGTGCCAGAGCATTGTGCAGAGTTGTTTCGAGGGCGGACGCGAAAGAGGGCATATGTTCTACTCCTGCGGCCCGAGAGAGGGTCGCGTTAGGGTCAATGTCGGCACGCCGCGAGCCGCCTTCAAGGGCCGCTCTGTCATCCACCGATTTGCCGGGGGCCGATATGCGCCAGAAGGCGATCCTGCCTCCGCTCTCCTCATTTCTTGAATAGCGCCTCAGCGCTTGCCTTATGGTGAACTGCGCTCGATTTCTTGGCGCGGGTGCGCTCGATTTCGGCTGAAAGAAGGCTGATGCGTTCATCGAGCTCATCGACCGAAAGCCGATCCAAATCTTCGCGGATCAGCTGTGCAATCAGGTCGCCGGGCCGCGCCCGGGGTGAGGCGTCGTCGAAATCCATGGCGACATGCTTGCGCCAAAGTCCGCGCAAGTCAACCGGGGTTGGCAGAAGCCTCGGCATGCCGGAAGGGGCGATCTCAATCCGCCTACCCTGCTTTCCGGGCTGGTCTTTTTCGCACCGGACTCTAGACGTAGGGCCGATCACGGCCAGCCAGGGGGAGCAAGCCAAGGTGACGAACCTGCCCGAGACCATGCGCGCCATTGCTATTCTGGAGCCGGGCGGGCCGGATGTGCTGACCGAGGTTCAGGTTCCCCTGCCGGTGCCCGCGCAAGGCGAAGTGCTCGTTGCGGTCGCGGCGGCAGGCGTCAATCGCCCAGACGTTCTGCAGCGGCAGGGCAGCTATCCGCCTCCGCCCGGCGCCTCCCCGCTGCCCGGGCTCGAAGTGGCCGGAACCATTGTTGCGGTGGGTGAGGGGATAGGCCCTGACGTGATCGGCGAGCGCGTCTGTTCGCTGGTCGCGGGCGGCGGCTATGCCGAATATGCCTGCGCCGACTATGCCCAATGCCTCGCCATCCCTTCGGCGCTCTCGATGGAAGAAGCGGCCGCAATTCCTGAGACGCTGATGACGGTCTGGCACAATCTCTTCGAGCGCGCCTATATCGTGAACGGCGACAGCGTGCTCATCCATGGCGGGACGAGCGGCATCGGCACCATGGCCGTGGCCCTATGCCGACTGTTCGAGATCACGACGATCGTCACCTGTGGCAGTGACGACAAGTGCCGCGCCGCGCTGGAATGGGGCGCTGGCCATGCGATCAATTATCGCAGCGAGGACTTCGTCGAGGCGGTAAAGCGCATCACGGACGGCAAGGGCGTGACGGCGGTGCTGGACATGGTGGGCGGCGATTATCTCCCGCGCAACCTGGAGTGCCTGGCCGAGGACGGCCGGCATGTCTCCATTGCGGTGCTGGGTGGGGCCAAGGCCGACCTGTTCATTCCCAAAATCATGATGCGCCGCCTGACGCTCACCGGGTCCACATTGCGGGCGCGGACCGCGGGCTTCAAGGGCCTGCTCGTCGATGAGATCCGCCGCACGGTCTGGTCGATGGCGGAGGAGGGTGCGCTGCGTCCCGCACTGGACCGCGTCTTCCCGCTTGGCGAAGCAGCGCAAGCGCACGCGCTGATGGAAGCGGGCGAGCACTTTGGCAAGATCGTCCTGAAGGTGCGGTGAAGAGTTGCCGAGTGACGCAAATCCGTCATATTCCCAGAAAAACTGTCACATTGTTCGGCTAGAGCGCGCTTGGGGAAATGGTGTCCCCGGGGGTCGAGAAAGCCATGAACGCCATCAGCTCAATCGCGCAGGAGCGGGCTGTCCGCAGCGGTCATCCGCGCGCCCACTACCGCACGATCTGGATCAGCGACATCCATCTCGGCACCAAAGGGTGCAATGCGGAGATGTTGGTCGATTTTCTCGACAATGTGGACAGCGACACGCTGTACCTGGTCGGCGACATCGTCGATGGCTGGCAGCTCAAGAAGCGGGTCTACTGGCCGACCGCCCATAACGATGTGGTCTGGCGCGTGATGAAGCGGGCGCGGCGCGGCACGCGCGTCATCTATATCCCCGGCAATCATGACGAGATTTTTCGCCAGTTCACCGGCATGAGCTTTGGCGGCGTCGAGATCCGCCGCAAGATGATCCACACGACCGTAGAGGGCCGCAAGCTGCTGGTGCTGCATGGCGATGAGTTCGACACGGTCATGCTCGCCCATCGCTGGCTCGCCTTCGTGGGGGACGCCGCTTACACCGCGCTGATGGCGCTCAATCGCCGCGTCAACCAGGTCCGCCGCTGGCTGGGCCTGCCTTATTGGTCGCTCTCCAAGATCGCCAAACACAAGGTCAAGAACGCCGTGGCGTTCATCACGCGCTTCGAGGAGATCGTCGCGCATGAGGCGGGACGACGGCGTGTCGATGGCGTCGTCTGCGGGCACATCCACACGGCGGAAATCCGCCAGTTCGGCGAGATCACTTATTATAATGATGGCGACTGGGTGGAGGGATGCACGGCGCTTGTCGAGCATCATGATGGGCGGATGGAAATCCTGCACTGGGCCGAGGTGATGGCGGCGCGCACCCCAGGCGCCGCTGCGGATGATCTGGAGGCCGCCGCTTGAGCGGTTATGGGCCTGCTCCGGCCGGCCGGCGCATCCTCATCGTCACCGATGCCTGGGCACCCCAGGTCAATGGCGTCGTGCGCACGCTTCAGGCGGTTCGCGCAGAACTTATCGCCATGGGGCACGCGGTCGAGGTGATTGCGCCCGACCGCTTTCACACGCTGCCTTGCCCCACTTATCCCGAAATTCGGCTGGCAATGCCGGCGCCGGGGGCGATTGCCCGCATGATCGCGGCGTTCGGGCCGGATGCGATTCATCTCGCGACCGAAGGCCCGCTATGTCTGGCCGCGCGGCGCTGGTGCCTGCGCCACAACCGCCCGTTCACCACGGCATTCCACACCAATTTCCCTGATTATGTCGAGCGACGCACGGGCCTCTCGGCGGACTGGTTCTGGCCGTATTTCCGCTGGTTTCATGGGGCGGCGCAAGCGGTGCTCACAGCAACGCCGTCCGTGCGCGCCGAACTGCATCGCGCCGGCATCCGCCACACGCATCACTGGGGGCGCGGCGTCGATCTGACGCAGTTCTCGCCGCAGGGGGATGGGCATCCCGCGCTTGCCGGCTTGCCGAGGCCGATCCTTCTCCACGTCGGCCGTGTCGCCGTGGAGAAGAATATCGAGGCCTTCCTCGCGCTCGATACGCCCGGCAGCAAGGTCGTGGTGGGCGATGGGCCTGCGCGCGCGTCGCTGGAGGCGCGGCATCCCGCCGTTCACTTCCTGGGCATGTTGAGCGGAGAGGCGCTTGTCTCGGCCTATCGGGCTGCCGATGTCTTCGTCTTCCCCAGTCGCACCGACACCTTTGGGCTGGTGATGATCGAGGCGCTCGCCTGCGGCACGCCGGTGGCGGCTTATCCGGTCACCGGCCCGGTCGACGTGCTGACAGCACAGACCGGCGCGATGGACGAGGATCTCGCGCGCGCCGTGACGCAGGCGCTGGAGCTTTCTCCGTCGGCCTGCACGGCGCATGCGCGCGGCTTCACCTGGCGGCGCAGCGCGGAGCAGTTCCTCGAGAGCTTGCACTGGCTCGACGCCCCGGCGTTGGCACACGCGGCCTGAGCCCGTTGTAAGGGCCGAACGGTCTTTCGCTCCCTCGGGGGCCGCGACGCGCGCGAACGCTTGCCGA
This genomic window contains:
- a CDS encoding NAD(P)H-quinone oxidoreductase; translation: MRAIAILEPGGPDVLTEVQVPLPVPAQGEVLVAVAAAGVNRPDVLQRQGSYPPPPGASPLPGLEVAGTIVAVGEGIGPDVIGERVCSLVAGGGYAEYACADYAQCLAIPSALSMEEAAAIPETLMTVWHNLFERAYIVNGDSVLIHGGTSGIGTMAVALCRLFEITTIVTCGSDDKCRAALEWGAGHAINYRSEDFVEAVKRITDGKGVTAVLDMVGGDYLPRNLECLAEDGRHVSIAVLGGAKADLFIPKIMMRRLTLTGSTLRARTAGFKGLLVDEIRRTVWSMAEEGALRPALDRVFPLGEAAQAHALMEAGEHFGKIVLKVR
- the clpA gene encoding ATP-dependent Clp protease ATP-binding subunit ClpA; protein product: MPSFASALETTLHNALAHATERAHEYATLEHLLLALIDDEHAAKVMQACGVDLGELGDTVTHYLDTELESLKVSGGVDPSPTSGFQRVVQRAILHVQSSGKEEVTGANVLVALFSERESYAVYFLQQQDMSRLDAVSYLSHGVGKGAASPEPAKPAQAEEEKKPEAKKKEGALDQFTVNLNEKAKEGKVDPLIGRDSEVDRTIQILCRRSKNNPLYVGDPGVGKTAIAEGLARKIVNGEVPDVLKEAVIYSLDMGALLAGTRYRGDFEERLKAVVTELEKMPHAVLFIDEIHTVIGAGATSGGAMDASNLLKPALSGGAIRCIGSTTYKEFRNHFEKDRALLRRFQKIDVNEPTVDDTVKILMGLRSAFEDHHSVKYTPDAIKAAVELSARYINDRKLPDKAIDVIDEVGAMQMLVPPSRRKKMITPKEIEAVIATMARIPPKTVSSDDKSVLETLQTDLKRVVFGQDKAIEVLSSAIKLSRAGLRDPDKPIGNYLFSGPTGVGKTEVARQLATLLGIPLQRFDMSEYMERHSVSRLIGAPPGYVGYDQGGLLTDAIDQNPHCVLLLDEIEKAHPDLFNILLQVMDNGRLTDHHGKTVDFRNVILIMTTNAGASDMAKESIGFGESTREDVQEEAVKKLFTPEFRNRLDAIVPFGYLPSEVVARVVDKFILQLELQLADRDVHITLDDEARNWLTARGYDKLYGARPMGRLMQEKIKQPLAEELLFGKLVHGGEVHVRLKDDALTFEITPAAPKRSKGSATRKAKSGPSEVSEPKS
- a CDS encoding Bax inhibitor-1/YccA family protein produces the protein MANWPDPRSSATGYGGASTHASEVAYDAGLRSYMLSIYNYMASGVLVTGIVALLFASSGFAAQVLVTPLRWVIMLAPMAFVMVLSFGINKLQTSTAQALYWAFAVVMGLSMSSIFLVFTGVSIAQTFFATAAAFVGLSLYGYTTKKDLSGFGTFLIMGVVGILVAMVINIFVQSTALQLVISILGVLIFAGLTAYDTQRLKSLYFQVAGSDMMGKAVIMGALSLYLDFVNMFTFLLQFLGNRD
- a CDS encoding DUF1192 domain-containing protein, encoding MDFDDASPRARPGDLIAQLIREDLDRLSVDELDERISLLSAEIERTRAKKSSAVHHKASAEALFKK
- a CDS encoding glutathione S-transferase family protein translates to MSQIQFYTNPMSRGQIVRWMLEEVGVPYETHLLDYQTEMKGPAYLAINPMGKVPAVVHEGAVVTECAAICAWLADRFPEAALAPPLPDRADYYRWMFFAAGPLEAAVTNRALGFVAEPDRERTLGYGSFEQTIETLESALRGKTFICGEMFTAADVYVGSHIAWGLQFGTIPSRPIFSDYVARLESRPAYVRAKEIDNALIAQAQSGKA
- a CDS encoding UDP-2,3-diacylglucosamine diphosphatase yields the protein MNAISSIAQERAVRSGHPRAHYRTIWISDIHLGTKGCNAEMLVDFLDNVDSDTLYLVGDIVDGWQLKKRVYWPTAHNDVVWRVMKRARRGTRVIYIPGNHDEIFRQFTGMSFGGVEIRRKMIHTTVEGRKLLVLHGDEFDTVMLAHRWLAFVGDAAYTALMALNRRVNQVRRWLGLPYWSLSKIAKHKVKNAVAFITRFEEIVAHEAGRRRVDGVVCGHIHTAEIRQFGEITYYNDGDWVEGCTALVEHHDGRMEILHWAEVMAARTPGAAADDLEAAA
- a CDS encoding glycosyltransferase family 4 protein; this translates as MSGYGPAPAGRRILIVTDAWAPQVNGVVRTLQAVRAELIAMGHAVEVIAPDRFHTLPCPTYPEIRLAMPAPGAIARMIAAFGPDAIHLATEGPLCLAARRWCLRHNRPFTTAFHTNFPDYVERRTGLSADWFWPYFRWFHGAAQAVLTATPSVRAELHRAGIRHTHHWGRGVDLTQFSPQGDGHPALAGLPRPILLHVGRVAVEKNIEAFLALDTPGSKVVVGDGPARASLEARHPAVHFLGMLSGEALVSAYRAADVFVFPSRTDTFGLVMIEALACGTPVAAYPVTGPVDVLTAQTGAMDEDLARAVTQALELSPSACTAHARGFTWRRSAEQFLESLHWLDAPALAHAA